The nucleotide window GGGGCGGGAGGAAGAAGGCGTGCGCCGCCGTCTGGAGTCCCTGGACGTGCACGACATCTTCCTGGGGGTGGCCGACAAGATGAAGATCTTCAATACCTATATTAATACGTACCGCCTCGACCCGGCCCACATTGCCTACATGGGCGACGATATGCCCGATATTGAAGTGATGCGCCGCTGCGCTATTGCTGCCTGCCCCGCCGATGCCGCCGCCGACGTGCAGCGCATCAGCAACTATACTTCGGCCCTGCCCGGGGGCCATGGTGCCGTGCGCGAGCTGGTGGAAGCCGTGATGAAGGAGCAAAAAACCTGGTATTAACCGGTCTTAGTGACAGGCTGTTGGGCAATAATAATGGGAATTGAGAGGGGAAAAGCGTAATTGTGGTTTTCCAAATTCCCTTTATATTTACCCAAACATCCATTCATCCATTTTCTTTTTTTTAGTTACATGAAAACAGGAACCGTAAAATTCTATAATGAGTCGAAGGGCTACGGCTTCATTACAGAAGATGGCACGAAGGAAGACTTCTTCGTCCATGTAACCGGCCTTAACGGGGGCCAGATCCAACAAAATGACCGCGTGGAGTTTGACACGCAGGAAGGCCGCAAGGGTGTTAATGCGGTAAACGTAAAGAAGCTGTAGGCTTTTGGCCTAATTAGATTTTTTGCTTTTTAGAAAGCCTCTCCCGTAGGAGAGGCTTTCTTTTTGGTGACTGGCAAACCCGGCCGTACGGTCTTATCCGCTGCTTTTAGCCCATCTTTGGGGCAGCTTTTCTCTGTGTATCCATGGCTCGTTCTACTCCCCGGCCGGTAGCAGCGGCAGCGGGCGGCGCAGGCGGCTGGCCATCGCTGCTGCGCCTGATCCGCTTCCCGAACCTGCTGATTATGGCCCTGTGCCTGGCGCTGGTGCAAAGCTGCCTGCTACGGCCCGCCGACCCGGTTGCCGCTCTGCTCTCGGGGCACTTCCTGGTACTGGCCGTGGCCGCCATCAGCGTTGCCGCGGCCGGCTACATCATCAACGACTACTACGACGTCAAGATTGACGTTATCAACCGGCCCGACCGGCTCGTGGTGGGGCGGGTTGTCAACCGGCGGCACGCCATGCTGGCCCACCTGCTGCTTTCGGGGCTAGGGGTGGGCCTGGCCGCCCTGTTGTCGCCGGTGCTGGGCGCGGTTAATATGGGCTCGGCCCTGCTGCTGTGGGGCTACTCGGCCCGGTTCAAGCGGCTTGCCCTGGTCGGCAACCTAAGCATTGCCCTGCTTACGGCGGCCCTGGTGCTCTTGCCCGAGCTGCAGCTGCGTACCGGCCAAACCAACGTGTGGGTGTACGCCCTGGCCGCTTTTCTGCTGACCGTGGTGCGCGAAATTGTAAAGGACGTGGAGGACATGCGCGGCGACGCCGAGCACGACTGCCGCACGCTGCCCATCGTGTGGGGCGTGGCCCGCACCAAGTGGGCCGTCGGCTTTTTTCTACTCAATCTGGTCATTCTGGTGGCCGGCGGGGTGCTGCACAGTCTGCACGAGGAGCGTTGGGCCCTGGGCGGCTGGCTGCTGCTTACGGTGCTGGTGCCGGCCTTCGGCGTGGGGCGCTACCTGGCCCGCGCCGACCGTCGCCGCGACTTTGCGCAGCTCAGCGCGTGGTGCAAATGGATAATGCTGGCCGGGGTGCTTTCGATGCTACTAGTGCGGCTCTACTAAAACCGTAGGGGACGAGGTTGCGTTAGGGTAGCTAGAGTAGCTGAACGGTAAGTGTTCAGCTTACCTGCTATCCATTTCTGCCTCAATCGTATACTATGCGTTTCTTATACCCGCTGCTGGGCCTGCAGTTGCTTGCTGCTGCCGCCCGCGCCCAGACTGCTCCCGTTATTCCGGATATCGCCGTGCCGGAAGCGCCCACCTCAGTAGGAGCCACCGCCGCGCCCGCCATTGCCACCCCGGCCGATAAACCCAACTTTATTCCCGTGCCGGTGCTGTTCTATCAGCAGGAAACCGGCTTTGGTTATGGCGGGGCCATTTTGCCCGTGTGGCGCTTTGGGCAGGACAGCACCGTGCGTAAATCCAACGCCCGCCTGATTGCCTGGTACACCCAGAAAAAGCAAAGCACCATTCAGCTTACCCACACGGTTTTCACGCCCAACGAGAAGTTCTACTTTGCCGGCGAGCTAAGCCAGTACGACCTGTCGTTTTTCTACTACGGCCTGGGCAACGACACCAAATCCAGCGACGAGTCCACTATTGGCTACAAGCTGTTTGTGTTCGACGAGAAGTTCATGCGGCGCATCACGGCCCATAACCTCTACGGCGGGCTGCGCTACCGCCTGACCAATACCAGCAAGGTGCGCGTGATTGAGGATATCAGCGAAACTCAGCCCAGTTTGTTTCGCACCCTGCCCCAGAAAGAGCAGGAAGGCGGTGTAGTTTCTGGCCTTGGCCCTTCGTTGCTCTACGAAGGCCGCGACAATGTGCTGGCCACCTACCGCGGTATTTACATTGATGCGCATGCGCTGTTCACGGGCAAAGGCCTGGGCAGCGACTACACGTTTCAGCGCTACCAGCTCGATTTGCGGTATTTCCGTCCGCTGCTGGGCTCTAACAACACCATTCTGGCCCTCCAGTACCTGGGGCAGTTTCACTCCGGCAGCGTACCCTTCCGGGAGCTGGGCGGCCTGGGCGCTAACCTGGGCGGCTCCCAGTACAACAACGCTGCTCTGATGCGGGGCCTCTACGAAGCCCGGTTCCGGGGCCGGCAGATGATGACGGCCCAGGCCGAAATTCGTCAGCACCTGTTCTGGCGCCTCGACGGCGCTGCCTTCCTGGGTGCGGGGCAGGTCGGTAATACAGTAGGGCAGTATAGCTTCGGCGACACCAAGCTGGCGGGCGGGGCCGGCCTACGCTTCCGCTTCAACCGCCGCGACCGGCTCAACATCCGCCTTGATTACGCCGGCGGCACCGACACGGCTCCCAGCATTTATTTCGCCGTGGGCGAAGCTTTCTAAGCCGGCTTATAGTCAGCGCTAACTTTGGGCAGCCCCGCTGAGTTTCTCGGCGGGGCTGCTGGCTTTTTGAGCCTGGTTTGCTGTGGTAGTAAATGCGGGATAGTAAGTTCGGTAAGGCGTGCATAAAATAGGATAATTTGTTGCTTATTTGGCAATAAGCCCCACCGCTCTATTCTCCTGCATGCGTCTTTTTTACTCCTTACTACTGGGTAGTCTGCTGGCTACCCGGGCCTATTCGCAAACACCGGATTCTGCTGCCGTACCTAAGGCCGTCACGCCGGCGGTGGCGGCTCCCAAACCGGCCAAGCCCAGCTTTCTGCCTTTCCCGATTGTGTTTTCCCAACCCGAAACCGGCGTCGGCTATGGGCTGGCAATGCTGCCGGTCTGGCGCTTCGGGCAGGATACCACCGTACGTAAGTCCAATGCCCGCCTGGTAGTGTGGCGCACCCAGAATAACCAGAGCCTGGTGCAGCTGACCCACAACGTCTTCACGCCCGGCGAGAAATTCCTGGTTAATGGCGAGCTAAGTTACTTCTACAAATACCCCATCAACTACTACGGCTTTGGTCCCCGCACGAGCCGCGACGACGAATCGACCATTGAGTACAAGCTGGTCATTGTCAACCAACGGGTGCTGCGCCAGGTAAAGCGCAACGTGTTTGCAGGTCTGCAATACCGCCTGACCAACCTGCGTGACGTGCAGGTGCGCAAAAATATTGACGAAGGCACCCCGCAGCAGCGCCCCAGCCTGCTCCTGCAGCGGCCCGCCGAGGAGCTGCAAGCCAGTACCGTGTCGTCGGGCGTGGGGCCGGCCTTTCTCTACGATGGCCGCGACAATATCCTGAGCGCCTACCGCGGCAATTATCTGGAGCTGTCGGCTTTGTTCAACGGCCGCGCCCTGGGCAGCGACTTTCGCTTCAGCCGCTACCTGCTCGATGCCCGCCACTACCAGCCCTTGGGAGCCAACAGCAAAACGATTCTGGCTACCCAGCTGCTGGGGCAGTTTCAGAGCGGGCACGTGCCATTTCGGGAGCTGGCCAACCTGGGCGGCGACAAAACGTTGCGCGGCTATTACGAAGGTCGCTACCGTGACCGGCAGCTGGTGGCCCTGCAGGCTGAGCTGCGTCGGCTCTTGTTCTGGCGCTTCAACGGAGCCATTTTCGGCAGCCTGGGCCAGGTGGGCAACACGGTGAGCGACCTGGGCCGCAATTCGCTGAAAGCCACCACCGGGGCCGGTATTCGCTTTAAGTATAACCGGCGCGACCGGCTCAACATCCGCTTCGACTACGGCGTGGCCCGCGACGGCTCGACGGGCTTTTACTTCAGCATCGGGGAGGCCTTCTAGCAGCTGGGGATTAACTAGCAGGGGAGAGGCCGCGTAGAAAAGACTTCACTTTTTCTGCGTCTTATGAACTCCTCCTACGCTTCCTATGCCTACGCCCTGCTCCGCATCGTAGTCGGCTTGCTTTTCGCCATGCACGGCAGCCAGAAGCTGCTGGGCTTTCCCGGCGACGGGGCCAGTATGCCGCTGGCGTCCCTGATGGGTGTGGCTGGTATTATCGAGCTGGTAGGCGGCCTGCTTATCATGCTGGGCTTGTTTACTCGCGTAGCGGCTTTTATAGCCAGCGGCACCATGGCAGTTGCTTACTTTATGGCCCACTTCCCCAAGCATCCGCTGCCCATCATCAACGAGGGCGAACTGGCTGTGGTGTACTGTTTTGTGTTCCTGTTTATAGCGGCCTACGGGTCCGGCATCTGGAGCCTGGACAGCCTGCGCACCAATCGCACGGCAGCTTAGCCCCTGTCGGCTGGTCGATGAAAGCGGCGGGCCAGTCGAGGCAATGCGCGCGGCAGTCCATTACTCGCCCCGAAGGGCCGGCGGCGTAGTAAGTTTGAGCTTTTCTAACTTGGGCTGACCTGCATGGCTGCATTTCCAATCCGGCGTTATCTGACGCCCTTGATTCACGTGTTGATGTGGGGCCTCTTTGGCCTAAGCCTGGTGCTGCTCAACCCGCTGCTGGGGCGCTTCGAGCTGCCGTGGCAGTTCTGGGCCAAGCAGGCTTTGGTGTTTGCCTTGTGGGTAGCCGCCTTTTACCTGACGGCCTACGTGAGCGTGCCGCGCCTGCTGTTTCGCGGGCACGTGGGCTGGTTTGTGCTCGTCATTCTGCTCACGGCTGCCGTGGTCATGGGCTTGTCTCAACTGGCCGAATCGGCGCTGAACCTGCAGACGCTCATGGACCAGCACCTGCGGCCACCCAATGGCGGCTTCCGCCCAGGCCCGGGCCGGGGACCTGGTCCCGGTGCTTTCCGCCCCCGGCCCCGGCGCTTCGACATGGTGGGCATGCTCACCACGCTGCTGGTACTGGGCATCAGCACCAGCATTGCGGCGGTGCAGAAGTGGCAAACCGACACCCAGCGCCGTCAGGAGCTGGAGCAGCAGAAAGTGCATTCCGAGCTGAGCTTTCTGAAAGCCCAGATCAACCCGCACTTTTTCTTCAATACGCTCAACAACATCTACGCCCTGACGGTGGTAGATGCCGCCGCGGCCCGGCAGGCCATTCATACCCTGTCGCGCATGATGCGCTACGTGCTCTACGAAACCCCGGCCGATACAACGTCCCTGGCCAAGGAGCTGGCTTTTGTGCAGGACTACGTGGCCCTGATGAAGCTGCGCCTGACCGAGCGGGTGCGGGTGGAGCTGGAGTGGCCCGAGCCCGTGCGCGACGTGCCCGTGGCTCCCATGCTGCTGCTGCCCTACGTCGAAAATGCCTTCAAGCACGGCGTGAGTGCCACCCAGCCCAGCCGGATTCGGGTGGCCGTGCGCCAGCCTTCGGCCAACGTGCTGGAGCTGGAAGTGCGCAACACCCGCTTTGCCGCCCCGGCTACCAGCCTCGACGAAGGCAGCGGCATCGGGCTTGCCAACACCCAGCGCCGCCTCGATTTGCTCTACCCCGGCCGCTACGTGCTGCAGGTAGAGGAAGCCACGCCCGAGGGCGAATTCTGCGTTACCCTAACCCTGCACACCGTATGATTACCCTCAAATGCATTGCCGTCGATGATGAGCCCCTGGCCCTGGGCATGGTGGCCGCCTTTATCGAGCAAACGCCCTTTTTGCAGCTGGTAGGCAAGTATTCGAGCGGAGTGGAAGCCCTGCGCAGCCTGCACGAGCACCCCGATCTGGACCTGCTCTTCCTCGATATTCAGATGCCCGAGCTGACCGGCCTGGAGCTGGCCCGGGTACTGGACCGGGGGGCGCCTGGTACCGGTCCGCGCATCATTTTTACCACCGCCTTCAACCAGTACGCCCTCGACGGCTACCGCGTCGATGCCTTGGACTACCTGGTCAAGCCCTTCAGCTACGAGGAATTTTTGCGGGCCGCCACCAAGGCCAAAGCCTACGCCGAGCACCACCAGGTGCCGGCTGCGGCACCGCTCGCGCCAGCTGCCGCCGAGGACGATTTTATCTTTCTGAAAGTAGAATATGAACTGATTCGGGTGTCCCTCGACGACATTCTCTACGTGGAAGGGCTTAAGGATTACGTGAAAGTGCACCTGCGCAGCGCGCCCCGGCCGCTGCTCTCCCTGATGAGCCTCAAAGCCATGGAGGAAAAGCTGCCCGCCCGCCGGTTTTTGCGCATTCACCGCTCCTTTATCGTGGCCCTCGACAAGATTGAGGCGGTGCGCCGCAACACGGTGCAAATTGGCCCGGCCACGCTGGCCGTCAGTGACCAGTACAAGGAAGCCTTTATGCAGTTTCTGAGCCGCTGGACCTGATTTTGAATCCTACTTTTTGGCTTAAAAGCCCGGTTGCACTTTAGGCGCGGCCGGGCTTTTTTATTGCCCAACTAGTTCGGTAAAAACGGCGCGCAAGCCGCCAAAAGGCGCAAAGCTCAACCGATACAATCGGGCGGTTGGTCTAGGAAGTCGGGCCGGTGGCCGAGTGCGGTAGCCACCCGCCCGGGCAGCCGCTAGGTTTGTCTCAGTGAGTGAATAAAAGCGGAAAGAAGGCCGGGCGCTGCAACGCTACGGCCTTCTGGCGGCTCCTCCTGCTACAAATCAACTAACTGTTTGCTGTTCATTTTTATGAAAAAATTACTCTCGCTGGCCCTGCTGCTGACTCTGGCGCTGGGCCTGGGTTCCTGCTCGAAAGATGACGACGCCACCGTGGAAGTGCGGGGCGTCTGGACCAGCCGCTCCCAGTTTGAAGGCCTGGCCCGCAACTCGGCCGTCAGCTTTACCATCGGCGACAAAGCCTACGTGGGTTTGGGCACCGACGGCATCGACAAGTTTACCGACTTCTGGGAGTACAACCGCACGACCAACACCTGGCGGCAGCGGGCCGACTTTCCCGGCGTGGGCCGCTACCTGGCCGTGGGTTTCGCGGCCGATGGTAAAGGCTACGTGGGCACGGGCTACGACGGGGTAAACCGGCTCAAGGACTTCTGGCAGTACGACCCTAGCACCGACCAGTGGACCCGCAAGGCCGATTTTGGCGGCTCGGCCCGCTACAACGCTGCGGCCATGACCATCAACGGCAAAGGCTACGTGGGTACCGGCTACGACGGCAACTCCAAGAAAGACTTCTGGCAGTACGACCCTGCTACCGACACCTGGACCCAGAAGCCCAGCTTCGGCGGCAACAAGCGCATGGGCGCCACGGCCTTCAGCATCGGCAGCACCGGCTACCTGCTGTTGGGCGCCGACAACGGCATTGCCCAGACCGATATCTGGTCGTACGACCCCGCCACGGAGCTCTGGACCCAGCACAAGGACCTCGTGTACCACGACGACAGCAACGACGACCTGGACTATGACTATAGCGCCTTGCCCCGGCAAAATGCCGCCAGCTTTGTGATTGGTGAGAAAGGCTACGTGGCCCTGGGAGCCAACAGCGGCAACAAAACCGACTGCTGGGAATACAACCCCGCCGCCGATACCTGGACGGTGAAAACGGCCTTTGCCGGCGCGGGCCGCACGTATCCGGTGGGCTTTGCCCTCGGCGACCGGGGCTACGTGGCCCTGGGCAACTCGGGCAGCACCCGCCTCGATGATACCTGGGAGCTGGCCCCCGACGCGGAAAATGAATAAGCTGCGCTGCTACGCTGCTCTGAGCTGGTTGCAGAGCCGGGCCCTGCCTTTGCTGCTGGTGCTGCTGGGAGCCTGCACCGACCCCGAAGACCTGGGCGAAGAGTTGCCCAGCCCTGCTTCGGTAGCCCTGGACGCCACCTATACCGATACCGTTACGGTGCGGGCCAGCACGGTGCTCACCGACTCGGTGCCCTCGGCAACTACGAGCTACCTGCTGCTGGGCCGCTACCACGATGCGCGCCTGGGCACCATCACGGGGCGCAGCTACCTGCAGGCGGGCATCACGGCGGCTTTCACGCCCGACCCCGTTCTGCGCTATGATTCCCTGGTGCTGGTACTCACGGCCGATACCTACCGCTACGGCGACACCACCCGCACCCAGCAAGTGGAGGTCCATCGGCTGCAGCAGGGTTTTCAGGCCAACAAAACCTACTTTGCCAACGACGCCCTGCCGTACGCCGCCCCGGCGCTGGGCCGCCGCTCGTTTCGAGCCCGAGCCGGCCTGGGCACGCTGCGGGTGCGCTTGGAAAACAGCTTGGGCCAGGAGTTGTGGCAGGCCGGGCAAAACAACCAGTTGACCACTCTCGGCGAACTGCAAAGCCGCTTGCCGGGCTTGGCACTCACGCCCGCCGAAACCGATGACGCTGCCTTGCTGCGCTGGAGCGCCGGTGCCACAATGCTCCTCTATTACCACGACCCGGTCGCGCCTACCGAAGCGCTGAGCTACCCGATTGTGCTGGGCGGCGACTTTACCCACTTTTTCCAGCTGCAGGCCGACCGCACGGGCACCAAGCTGGCCGCGCTAACGGACATTCGGCAGAGTGTGAGCAGCGCCGCTACCGAGGAAGAAGCCTTCATTCAGGCCGGTCTGGGGCTTAAAACCAAGCTGGAGTTTCCCTACCTGACCCACCTCAAGGAACTGGGCGGCACCATCGTCATCAACTCGGCCCAGCTCATGCTTGAAACGGTGAGTAGCGCCGAAAACCGGTTCTGGCCGCCCCCCGGCGCCCTGTATGCCCGCCTCACGGACCGGGCTAACCGCAACGGAGCCTTCTTTCTGGCCAGCGACGGGTCGGTAGCGGCCATGAGCTACCAGCGGAGCGTGTCGGAGCGTACCGGCCTCGATCAGGGCCGCTATACGCTGGGCATGACGGCCTACGTGCAGAACGTGCTGCGCGGCACCTTGGTGAACCAAGGCATTCTGCTGGGCAGTGAAAGCCAGGCCACGACCGAGCAGGTCGTCTTGGGTAGCGCCCGGAATACGGCTCACTCGCTGCGTTTGCGCATTTATTACACCCGTGTCGTGCTTTAGGCGGCTAATCTGATATACTCGGCGGGCACCACTTTTCAAGCGAGAGGTGGTGCCCGTTTCGTGTAATAGGGGCTGTAAAGCTTGAAAAGCGGCGGAATTCGGGGAATAAACGGCTGGTTCTGGTCGGGTGAATCGCGGGGGCGGCCGATGGAAGTAAGGCTTCTGCCGATGAAAGCGGCTCGGCCCGGCGGCTGGGCAGGAGGTGGCACTTGGCTTGCAAAGAGGGAATCAAGCGCTTGAAACAAACTTTTCACCGGCTTGCCCTCCACCTGACCAGGCGCGGCAGTCCTTTCTTTTCACTGCTACTTTCCTTCCCCGAACATGAAAACGTCCCTGCTTTCCCTGGCCGCCGCTTTTGCCCTTCTGGCTTCGACCAACTCCTTTGCCGCTGCTCCCACCGCCGGCCCCGACTGGAAAAACGACCGCCGCGAAGATGACCGCCGCAACGACCGTAACGATAAAGACTTCAACTACGGCTACGACCGCAGCCACCGTGTAACCCCCGCCGAGCGGGCCCGCTGGGAAGCCGCTTACCGCCGCAACGATAACAACCGCTCAAACAACATCAGCTCGGCCGACCGGGCCCGCCTGGAGCGGGAGCGTTTCGAAGCCCAGCGCCGCCAGGAAGAGGAGCGCCGCCGCAACGACCGCAACGACGGGGACTTCAACTACGGCTATGACCGTAGCCACCGCGTGACAGCCGCCGAGCGGGCCCGCTGGGAAGCCCAGCACCGTAACGATAACCGCTACGATGGCCGCCGCTAGTCGCCTGCTTTAAACCTTTCCCTTACCCTGCCATCAAAGTCTCATAATCCCTTTTAATTTCCTTCTTCTCCGATGAAACTTCCCCTGCTTTCTCTCCTGGCCGCTTTCGCCCTGACCATTGGTAGCGCTGCTGCCCAAACTACCACCTCTGCTCCGGCCACTAGAGGCCGCGGTGAAATGCGCCAGCAGGCCTCGCCCGATGAGCGCGCCACCCGCCAGAGCGAACAAATGACCAAACAGCTGGGCCTCAGCGCCGATCAGACCAGCCGAATCAAGCAGATTCTGCTGACCCGTGAGCAGGAGCGTCAGGCTCTGCGTGGTCAGGGCCGCCCCGAAGGTGCCACCCGCGAACAAATGGGAGCCCAGATGAAGGCCAACCGCGACAAGTACGAGGCTCAGTTTAAAGAAGTGCTGACGGCTGACCAGTACGCCAAGTTCACCCAGCTGCAGCAGGACCGTAAGCAGCGCGGTGGCCAAGGCAAAGATGGCGCCCAGGTTGGTAAGGTAAAAGCCAGAAAAGGCAAAGTAAAGGTGAAGTCCACCGAAAGCTAAACCGCCTCCTTAGTGCCTAACAGAAAGCCCCGACCCATTTGTGGTCGGGGCTTTTTTGTCTATGCCCGCGTCCGTGCCCGGCCCGAGGGTGCCGGAGCGGTTATGTCAGCATAACAATTCGGTAATATGGCTGGTTGGCTCCGCGGCGGCGGGCAGGTTACCTTCGCGCCGTCAATCGTTCAGACCAAAAACCTTTCTTGCTATGTCGCAGCCCATTCGCTCCGCCCTCGTTTCCGTCTATTACAAAGACCGTCTGGAGCCGCTGGTGGCGCTTTTGAAAGAACACGGCGTGCAGCTGTATTCCACGGGCGGCACCCTGAAGTTCATCCAGGAGCTGGGCGCCGAGGTGACGGCCGTGGAAAGCCTGACCGGCTTCCCGGAAGTATTTGGTGGCCGCGTCAAAACCCTGCACCCCAAGGTATTCGGCGGCATTCTGCACCGCCGCCACGAGGCCTCTGACCTGGAGCAGGCCGAGCAGCACGACATTCCGCCCATCGACCTGGTAATTGTGGACCTGTACCCCTTCGAAGAAACCGTAGCTTCCGGTGCCGACGAAGCCGACGTCATCGAGAAAATTGACATCGGCGGCATTTCCCTGCTGCGAGCCGCGGCCAAAAACTACCGCGACGTACTCGTGGTCAGCAGCCGCAACCAGTACGAGGCCGTAACCGAACTGCTGCGCGAAAAGAACGGGGCCACCGACCTGGAGGACCGCCGCCACTATGCCGCCGCCGCCTTCGAAGCCACTTCCCACTACGACACCCACATCTTCAACTACCTCAGCCAAGGCACCACTGTGGATGGCACGGCCCTGAAAGTAAGCCAGAAGCCCGCCACCAGCCTGCGCTACGGCGAAAATCCCCACCAGGCGGGCACCTTCTACGGCGACCTGTCGGCCCTGTTCGACCAGCTTCACGGCAAGCAGCTCAGCTACAACAACCTCGTCGACGTGGACGCGGCGGTGCTGCTGATGCAGGAATTTCAGGACGGCCAGCCGGCCTGCGCCATCCTGAAGCACACCAATGCCTGCGGCGTGGCCCAGGCCGAAACCCTGCACGCAGCTTACCTCAATGCCCTGGCCTGTGACCCGGTATCGGCTTTTGGCGGCGTTATCATCGTCAATAAGCCCGTGGATGAGGCTACGGCCCAGGATCTCAACAAGCTGTTTTTCGAAGTGCTGATTGCGCCCGAATTCGAAGCCGAGGCTCTGCCCATTCTGCAAAGCAAGAAAAACCGCATTCTGCTGCGTCAGAAGCCGGTAGAATTCCCCAAGAAGCAGGTGAAAACTTTGCTCAACGGCGTGATTGAGCAGGACTTCGACCGGCAGACCGAAACGGCTGAGGATTTCAAAGTGGTAACGCAGTCGGCGCCTACGGCTGAGGAAACGGAGGCCTTGGTCTTCGCGGCCAAGGTTTGCAAGCATACCAAGAGCAATACCATCGTGCTGGCCCGGGCCGGGCAACTGCTGGCTTCGGGTGTGGGCCAGACCTCCCGCGTCGATGCCCTGCGCCAGGCCATTGAGAAAGCCAAGTCCTTCGGCTTCGATTTGCAAGGCGCCGTTATGGCCTCCGACGCCTTCTTCCCCTTCCCCGACTGCGTGGAAATTGCCGGTGCCGCCGGTATCCGCGCCGTGGTGCAGCCCGGCGGTTCCATCAAGGACGCCGACAGCATTGCCGCCTGCGACCAGCTCGGCATGGCCATGGTCATGACCGGCGTGCGTCACTTCAAGCACTAGGTCTTTAATGTGCTGATGTGCTAATGTGGGCAATATGAGAAATGCGGGATTGTGTCATTGCGAGGCGTAAGCCGAAGCAATCCGTCCTCTACTAGTGACCAACTTCCTATAACCAGAAAGTCCTGACGTTAGCGTAACGTCAGGGCTTTTTACTTTAAAGAAATCCGCACATTTCAGAGGACGGATAGCCGCGCTTCGCTCGCCATGACACGGGGTTTTCCAACGAAAAACAAGCTCGGCGGGCAATGCTGTAGCGGAATCAGCGTTTGGTGCGTTTCAGCGGTGGCACTGCTTCGCGGCGGGTCGTAGCTCGGCCTTCACCTTGGTGCCGCTGTTGCCAGCATGCCATGATTATACCGGTGGTGCTTCGCTGAAACTTGTGTACTTTTGCGCCCACTTTGCACGGAGCTAAACTGTGCATTCTCTTTTAATTGCCGCTACTCAATGGGTTTCTTCAACTTCCTTACCAGCGACATCGCCATTGACCTGGGGACGGCCAATACGCTCATTATTCACAACGATATTATCGTCGTGGATGAGCCGAGCATCATCGCCAAAGACCGTACAACCAATAAAGTAATTGCCGTGGGCCGGCAAGCGCAG belongs to Hymenobacter cellulosilyticus and includes:
- a CDS encoding HAD hydrolase family protein, encoding MRRRLESLDVHDIFLGVADKMKIFNTYINTYRLDPAHIAYMGDDMPDIEVMRRCAIAACPADAAADVQRISNYTSALPGGHGAVRELVEAVMKEQKTWY
- a CDS encoding sensor histidine kinase → MAAFPIRRYLTPLIHVLMWGLFGLSLVLLNPLLGRFELPWQFWAKQALVFALWVAAFYLTAYVSVPRLLFRGHVGWFVLVILLTAAVVMGLSQLAESALNLQTLMDQHLRPPNGGFRPGPGRGPGPGAFRPRPRRFDMVGMLTTLLVLGISTSIAAVQKWQTDTQRRQELEQQKVHSELSFLKAQINPHFFFNTLNNIYALTVVDAAAARQAIHTLSRMMRYVLYETPADTTSLAKELAFVQDYVALMKLRLTERVRVELEWPEPVRDVPVAPMLLLPYVENAFKHGVSATQPSRIRVAVRQPSANVLELEVRNTRFAAPATSLDEGSGIGLANTQRRLDLLYPGRYVLQVEEATPEGEFCVTLTLHTV
- a CDS encoding geranylgeranylglycerol-phosphate geranylgeranyltransferase, translated to MARSTPRPVAAAAGGAGGWPSLLRLIRFPNLLIMALCLALVQSCLLRPADPVAALLSGHFLVLAVAAISVAAAGYIINDYYDVKIDVINRPDRLVVGRVVNRRHAMLAHLLLSGLGVGLAALLSPVLGAVNMGSALLLWGYSARFKRLALVGNLSIALLTAALVLLPELQLRTGQTNVWVYALAAFLLTVVREIVKDVEDMRGDAEHDCRTLPIVWGVARTKWAVGFFLLNLVILVAGGVLHSLHEERWALGGWLLLTVLVPAFGVGRYLARADRRRDFAQLSAWCKWIMLAGVLSMLLVRLY
- a CDS encoding BamA/TamA family outer membrane protein; the encoded protein is MRLFYSLLLGSLLATRAYSQTPDSAAVPKAVTPAVAAPKPAKPSFLPFPIVFSQPETGVGYGLAMLPVWRFGQDTTVRKSNARLVVWRTQNNQSLVQLTHNVFTPGEKFLVNGELSYFYKYPINYYGFGPRTSRDDESTIEYKLVIVNQRVLRQVKRNVFAGLQYRLTNLRDVQVRKNIDEGTPQQRPSLLLQRPAEELQASTVSSGVGPAFLYDGRDNILSAYRGNYLELSALFNGRALGSDFRFSRYLLDARHYQPLGANSKTILATQLLGQFQSGHVPFRELANLGGDKTLRGYYEGRYRDRQLVALQAELRRLLFWRFNGAIFGSLGQVGNTVSDLGRNSLKATTGAGIRFKYNRRDRLNIRFDYGVARDGSTGFYFSIGEAF
- a CDS encoding DoxX family protein, which encodes MNSSYASYAYALLRIVVGLLFAMHGSQKLLGFPGDGASMPLASLMGVAGIIELVGGLLIMLGLFTRVAAFIASGTMAVAYFMAHFPKHPLPIINEGELAVVYCFVFLFIAAYGSGIWSLDSLRTNRTAA
- a CDS encoding BamA/TamA family outer membrane protein codes for the protein MRFLYPLLGLQLLAAAARAQTAPVIPDIAVPEAPTSVGATAAPAIATPADKPNFIPVPVLFYQQETGFGYGGAILPVWRFGQDSTVRKSNARLIAWYTQKKQSTIQLTHTVFTPNEKFYFAGELSQYDLSFFYYGLGNDTKSSDESTIGYKLFVFDEKFMRRITAHNLYGGLRYRLTNTSKVRVIEDISETQPSLFRTLPQKEQEGGVVSGLGPSLLYEGRDNVLATYRGIYIDAHALFTGKGLGSDYTFQRYQLDLRYFRPLLGSNNTILALQYLGQFHSGSVPFRELGGLGANLGGSQYNNAALMRGLYEARFRGRQMMTAQAEIRQHLFWRLDGAAFLGAGQVGNTVGQYSFGDTKLAGGAGLRFRFNRRDRLNIRLDYAGGTDTAPSIYFAVGEAF
- a CDS encoding cold-shock protein, yielding MKTGTVKFYNESKGYGFITEDGTKEDFFVHVTGLNGGQIQQNDRVEFDTQEGRKGVNAVNVKKL
- a CDS encoding Kelch repeat-containing protein, producing MKKLLSLALLLTLALGLGSCSKDDDATVEVRGVWTSRSQFEGLARNSAVSFTIGDKAYVGLGTDGIDKFTDFWEYNRTTNTWRQRADFPGVGRYLAVGFAADGKGYVGTGYDGVNRLKDFWQYDPSTDQWTRKADFGGSARYNAAAMTINGKGYVGTGYDGNSKKDFWQYDPATDTWTQKPSFGGNKRMGATAFSIGSTGYLLLGADNGIAQTDIWSYDPATELWTQHKDLVYHDDSNDDLDYDYSALPRQNAASFVIGEKGYVALGANSGNKTDCWEYNPAADTWTVKTAFAGAGRTYPVGFALGDRGYVALGNSGSTRLDDTWELAPDAENE
- a CDS encoding LytR/AlgR family response regulator transcription factor, with the translated sequence MTLKCIAVDDEPLALGMVAAFIEQTPFLQLVGKYSSGVEALRSLHEHPDLDLLFLDIQMPELTGLELARVLDRGAPGTGPRIIFTTAFNQYALDGYRVDALDYLVKPFSYEEFLRAATKAKAYAEHHQVPAAAPLAPAAAEDDFIFLKVEYELIRVSLDDILYVEGLKDYVKVHLRSAPRPLLSLMSLKAMEEKLPARRFLRIHRSFIVALDKIEAVRRNTVQIGPATLAVSDQYKEAFMQFLSRWT